catcgATTGTATATACACATAACAATTATATTGCACTcgttatataataatttatttgaaattatcaaatccaatttaaatcatcattattataattataattattattgagaattGAAATAGGAGATTGAGGGTTTTGGAAGAGGTGTATGAGGATGTTGAGCTGTCTACCAGCTAATTCGCTTGCTTCCAACTTATTCAGTAAGTTGGTGTGCAGGTGGCTTCATTTATTTCAATGCTTCCAAACAACCCTCTGTTTGTTTCTTGGAATAGAAGCTTGGAGGGAAACCAAAttcactaataaaattaggatatcatttattcttttttttttaaaaaaaattaaatttaaataattgatttaaattttcctttttttttgggaataaattatatagaaatatcTATAGAAATTcgaaaaatcttataattttgggagaaatatatatatatattatataatttataaattaaatattgaaaaaacatttattttcatgatttaattgtaattagttGATGGAGTTACGttttaattagttcttttGAAGGGAAATACGTTAGTATTTCAATGTATGGAATTAAATAATGTCGATtggataattaataattcttgaattaaatgaaataataaattccgTGTtagatttttgtattttaaattaaaataaaaacatgttcatgagtttaattattaattaatttgattgatttttttttttggaatacttaaaaagaattataaattttaataaaatgtaatgaaTTTGGTAGCATGATCACAAGATTTTCAGTAGAATTTCACCAATCGGGATTAAAAAAAACCAATGAATttggtacaaaaaaataacgaaAAAAATCCATTATACATggaaaaaaacgaaaaaaaatccaaaatagatggaaaaaaataaataaaaaagattgaaattaaattaatgcaatAGCTTAAGTACGAACCGGCGGCCTTAACGGCGGAGGCGCCGCCGTCGCCACCCCAAATCCACCGCAAGGATTAATTGTCGTTCCCGTATACTTATAGCACTCAGGAATCTTCTCCTCAACCGTCGGATCACTGACACCCTGATTATCCCCACCGCTAATTTCCTCGTCGGGAGCTGACATATCATCCAAGAACTCCGCCGCTAATTCTCCGGCGCTGCAGGTCTCCTCCATGACGTCGCCGAGGGGGATCAGAGTCAGTACGAGGCGCCCATTGGACCGGTACGCCTCGAAGTACTCGTGGCGCTTCACTTTCTCCTCCTTGATCACCAACCTGCCATCACTGGTGTAGTACCTCTTCATAACCCACGGCATGTGTGGCGGCAGATTCTCGGTGCGGACCAGCGCCGGAATCGGAGGCGGGTACTCCTTCTCCACCACCTCCCTCCGCCTCCGGCGTCTCGTCACGGCGCGTCCCCCTCCGCTGTGCCATGGGCAGCCGTCTGCTACATCGGGTTTCAGATCGACGCAACTCTCCACACCAATGTAGTCGCCGAGCTCTGGGCTGTGCATGGCGACGGATGAGAATAAGAATGTATATATCGAAAAACTGGGAGATAATTTCAGTTTTTGGATTGTATTGTTGTGGGTTTTTATGGAGGGTTTTGCATGGGGGTGCGGTGGAGTGGGTggatgggggtgggggtgggggatGGGGGGGTATGTTGCAGGAGAATATGGACGAGAGGTAAGGGTAGGGTGTAGTCATACGATGTCCGGCGATTGGCTGAGTTTTGGATTATGGGCTGGGATATTTTATTACCTAAATTTTACGTTGTAATGTTGTATACATCTCTATGTACGTACGTTGTAGGAAAATaggaattatataaaagtaaaaattgtaGGAAAATACGAATGGAAAACATATGGAGATTGATGAAACAAAGGTAAAATGGTGCAATAGAATTAgagtaattacataattagagaggtagtttaattaattatttaccaaAAAGAAAGTTCCATATATATcgacaaattaattatttgtaggGGAATACTGGTCTGTTTGgataaatttaaactaatgATATAATAAGTGTATGATTTGTGTACAGTTTAGAGAAAATGATTGTGATTCCACGGTCGATAAACCATGGCTCTCCCACATAGGTGCCTGTATATTGTGTGAAGATGGAGCGGTCGAAACACATGATCATTTGTTCTTCTGATGTTGGTATTCTCGACGATACTTAATAGTCCTTAGACGGTATGTACGTTTTCGTTGGCCTAATCGTAATTGGCTAAGGGATATTACTTGGCAAcaacaaaatggagaggaaaacaCATCATAAATGTGGCATATCAGACATTGCTGGCTTCTTGTGTCTATCATATATGGCGAGAACGCAACCAACAACGATTTGAGTAGATGGATCCGACAGCTGACTCGGTAGCTTTTCTTATTGTAGAGGATGTTCGGCAGAGGATACTTAGTGTTACATTACCTCCCTCTGTTAGTTCTTGTGCGTTTTATAGAATATAACGTATCCCTTGCCCTGTCGAGAAAGAATCCACACTTTgaatattgttgtactgtacgacTGCaacttttacttaatgaaatttatatttattggaaaaaaagtgattgtatttgttttgtgattaatttgatttgatcgaatttgatttggataagaatttttgcattaatattttatgtactCACGGGgtgattttttcttgaatatatgtattatttcttgaaatagaCATAATTAACTAGCGCATCAAacaatgatttaatttttctgacgaaattaatatttattatgtagattaataatatatagacGAAGGGTTCGTCAAGGAGTTTCAATTGGCGTTTTCAGTTAAGTTAAATACGAAATGATTAAAGCATGGCAAAAGATCGGGCCCGGTTTTTCATATCACAATATCCAATGTtttcatcataattaatatatctatttagtaaaattatttaaatcatttatataattttcatcataactaatatatatatatatatatgaagaaaaaagtattattttagtccgctaagtatgcctaattttaattttggttcgataactatgtctatttttattgaggttcagtaacttatgaaattgcttagttttagtcctctagTAGagtttcggacaattttacccctataagtgcatatggactaaaactgcctttcaaaagttgcatagcggtaaaattatccgaaaatctgccagaggactaaaagtaagcaattttgtaagttactggacctaaacaaaaatggacatagttatcgaactaaaattaaaattaggcatacttagcggactaaaataataattttcccatatatgaatttttatttatatagttgTAAGTTATCTAGAACAATTTGACACATattgttcattttattttgcttttaaaattttatgaattgaaatattttgaattatattttaaacatattAACCATTGAAATCTTTAGAGAATTAATAATgagtttaatcaaattttgtgattaattaagGCCCACAACTGTAAAATATTCAACTCAAATTCAACATATATAGTAAgattattccaaaaaaatttacaattacgtacattatattttcaaatcaatatattaataaaatattaatatttaacaacttATGATTGTTttgaagatttatttttaagtttatttatgatttttattagtcaatattttattctttcttgggtatcgttattaatttaatggtTGGAGTAGAAGTCACTAGAAAAAAGTTTACTATtggttatgattttattggttataaactaaaattatgataaataattattatatagtaaaataaaaatcaatgtaaaaatttataatatccactatagaaattatttttccatgaCATTGCTTCCCTCCATTCCTCTCTTTTGTGTGCTTCTCTGAAATTTTTGGGTTCCTGTAATGTAGACAATCCTTGTACAAAACACCCAAAGGAGGGTGTTATAGTAGTAATCTGTTTAGGCATAGAATCACTAGCAACATCACATACAAAGTCTTTCATCCACCTAGGTTTTGAGCTCAACCTGGTTGTCCTCCTAGGCTGTATTTCTTCCATACTATGTTCTGTTTCTGtagtttctttattttctgaatCTTCATATAGGGTAGGTTGGTCATCAACTGCTACTATAGGGAGTGGACAAGCTAGATTATCACAGTTTATGGATTCAAAAGGAAACACGTCTTCATGAAATACTAAGTCCCTAGTAGTGAAAGTACTTTGAGAACCCAAGTCATAGACTTTATACCCCTTTTGATCATGACCATATCCCAAGAAAACACATTTATAACTTCTAGAGTcaaatttcttcttgtttggCAGAGTGTTAGAGGCATAACATAAACATCCAAAGGTTTTTAAATGAGCATATGAAGCAGGTTTATCATGCAAAACCTCAGAAgatgtttttcaatttagcACTACCGTAGGCAATCtatttactaaataatttgCAGTGAGGAGAGCCTctgtccaaaattttaaaggcATCCGTGCTTGAAATAACAATCCTCTAGCCAATTGTAACAAATGCTGATGTTTCCTCTCAACcactccattttgttgaggggtGAAAACACAAGTTCTTTGATGAATCACTCCATGTTATTGCAAAAACTGTTGACAGATTTGACTAGTAAATTCTGTGCCATTATTAGTCCTAATAGCTTTAATGCGTTTGTTAAACTGATtgtatatcaaattaaaaaaaattccaatttcTGTACGACTTGGTCCTTATAAGTCATAAGGTAGATCCATGTGGCTCTACTGTGGTTATCAACTATGGTTAGCATGTAATGTGAATTAGTAATGGAAAATTATTCATACGATCCCCAAACATCTATGTGAAGTAAGTCAAAATTATTAGTGGCTCAAGTTTGGCTAGTAATAAAAGGTAATCTACGTTGTTTTGCCATGGGACACACATCACATAAACTCAAAGTAGAATGTGCTATCAACAAGAGGTATGTGTCTTAGCACATCAATGGGGGCATGCCCCAATGTTCTATGCCACACATCTATGTCATGTGAAGTAGTTTTCATACATGATACATCAAGTAAGTTCTCAGACTGATTAGCAACTGTTTTACTGAACTCTTTATCAAGAATGTAAAGCCTGCCTACTAGTCTACCTATTCCCAAAATCTTCATCGTCTGAGGCTCCTGCAAGACACACTTGTTACTTGAAAAAATCACCTTAAGTTTGTTATCAAGACATGCTTTATTAATAGAGAGTAAGTTATGTTTAAAGCAGGGACATACAAGACTTTATTTAAGATGATATTAGCAGACAATTCTATTTTCcctttacatataatttttctttttgtaccATCTGGTAACTTCACATAAATGGGATTCTTGAAATAGTTTAGATGTTTCAAAAGATGAAAATCATTGCACATATGAGTGGATGCACCACTATCTATAATCCAAGATTTATTAGTAAGAACATCACCCGCATAATCCTCCATTTCTGCCATATTGGTTGAGTGTGCCTTCACAAAATCTTGTTCATGCATTGCTTTCTTCACTTCGTTTCTGATTATTTTAGCAATGTTAGGTCTGATATTGAAATCTTGGCTCTGCAGGTTACCTTCTATGCTTGCCTTATATGCTCTGTCTGCACCTCCCTTTTCACTCTTCctttgttcaattaaatttttatacc
The window above is part of the Sesamum indicum cultivar Zhongzhi No. 13 linkage group LG2, S_indicum_v1.0, whole genome shotgun sequence genome. Proteins encoded here:
- the LOC105176827 gene encoding uncharacterized protein LOC105176827; its protein translation is MHSPELGDYIGVESCVDLKPDVADGCPWHSGGGRAVTRRRRRREVVEKEYPPPIPALVRTENLPPHMPWVMKRYYTSDGRLVIKEEKVKRHEYFEAYRSNGRLVLTLIPLGDVMEETCSAGELAAEFLDDMSAPDEEISGGDNQGVSDPTVEEKIPECYKYTGTTINPCGGFGVATAAPPPLRPPVRT